One window of the Candidatus Dependentiae bacterium genome contains the following:
- a CDS encoding AAA family ATPase: protein MNGQFAEKLTNAAQDVIQNSIYIAQQHHNPVLKPLHILAALIDHDLIQSLLHSFNVPLTGLFELTEKHIERLPQVYGGELGIDETTQGFFQNCNQQAHNLGDQYISLEHLLLACVSTTHLPEEIRTFFTQHQLTEKTILTYMNTLRQGRSVDSKTADTQYQALNKYCIDITKQAQDGKLDPVIGRHEEIRRVMQILSRRTKNNPVLIGEPGVGKTAIVEGIAQRIVDHDVPESLKNKKILSLDLGLLIAGAKYQGEFEDRLKSVLKEIEQSKDNVILFIDELHMLVGAGSTGGGMDASNLLKPALARGTLHCIGATTLKEYKKYIEKDAALERRFQPVVVQEPSVEDAISILRGIKERLELHHGIRIKDQALVDAVVLATKNIPDRFLPDKAIDLVDEAASMVKMTIDAQPEALDRLERSIRQLEIEKVALAKEKEDPTAQNRLKALEKELADLKEQHKTLRVQWEAEKKPLEKIKDIKRKIEEATYQYQLAEREYNYDKASEIKYGTIEKLNKQLEQEQEKLKTLRTTLIKQQVDEDDIAKVLARWTGIPAEKLKATEQQKLLELPNILKQRVIGQDEAVEKVAHAIQLHRTGLTDPNKPIGSFLFLGPTGVGKTEVAKTLADFLFNDEKAIIRIDMSEYMERHAVARLIGAPPGYVGYEEGGQLTEQVRRKPYSVILFDEIEKAHPEVFNIFLQILDEGRLTDSQGRTVSFKNTIIIMTSNIGSHIILEAPKLTEEVKQKIEKILHQTFRPEFLNRIDDIVFFNKLSQKDVLEIAHLHINKLIARLHEQGLSLHVTEAVIKELAERGYEPEFGARPLKRVIQRDIAVPLSQFMLANPEVKDLQATMKGNTIVVDKKK from the coding sequence ATGAACGGTCAATTTGCTGAAAAATTAACAAATGCAGCACAAGATGTTATTCAGAACAGTATTTATATCGCACAGCAACATCATAATCCAGTTTTAAAACCTTTGCATATTTTGGCAGCATTGATTGACCATGATCTTATTCAATCATTACTGCATTCATTCAATGTCCCACTCACTGGATTATTCGAACTCACTGAAAAACATATTGAACGATTACCACAAGTATATGGTGGTGAGCTTGGCATTGATGAAACAACTCAAGGGTTTTTCCAGAATTGTAACCAACAAGCACATAATCTAGGTGATCAATACATCAGCCTTGAGCACCTACTACTTGCATGCGTATCCACAACACACCTACCAGAAGAAATACGAACATTTTTTACACAACATCAATTGACTGAAAAAACTATACTCACGTACATGAATACACTCAGACAAGGTCGCTCTGTCGATAGCAAGACAGCTGATACACAATACCAAGCACTTAACAAATACTGTATAGATATCACCAAGCAAGCACAAGATGGCAAACTTGATCCGGTTATTGGTCGTCATGAAGAAATTAGACGGGTTATGCAAATATTGTCTCGTCGCACCAAAAACAATCCCGTACTCATTGGAGAACCGGGTGTGGGTAAAACTGCCATTGTAGAAGGTATTGCACAACGGATTGTTGATCATGATGTTCCGGAAAGTTTAAAAAATAAAAAAATACTATCACTCGATCTTGGGCTACTTATTGCCGGCGCTAAATATCAAGGAGAATTTGAGGACAGACTCAAAAGTGTTCTTAAAGAGATAGAACAAAGTAAAGACAACGTTATTCTATTCATCGATGAGTTACATATGTTGGTTGGCGCAGGATCAACTGGTGGCGGTATGGATGCATCTAACTTGCTCAAACCAGCTCTTGCTCGCGGCACATTACACTGCATTGGCGCCACTACGCTTAAGGAATACAAAAAGTACATAGAAAAAGATGCGGCACTTGAACGCAGGTTTCAACCAGTTGTAGTACAAGAACCATCGGTAGAAGATGCTATTTCTATTTTACGCGGCATAAAAGAACGATTAGAACTACACCATGGTATTCGCATTAAAGATCAAGCGTTAGTTGATGCAGTTGTATTGGCAACAAAAAATATTCCAGACAGATTCTTACCGGATAAAGCAATTGATTTGGTTGATGAAGCAGCTTCTATGGTAAAAATGACTATTGACGCACAACCTGAAGCGCTCGACAGACTTGAGCGCAGCATACGGCAGCTGGAAATAGAAAAAGTTGCTCTTGCCAAAGAAAAAGAAGACCCAACAGCACAAAATCGCCTGAAAGCCCTAGAAAAAGAACTGGCCGATCTGAAAGAACAACATAAAACACTACGTGTGCAGTGGGAAGCTGAAAAAAAACCATTAGAAAAAATCAAAGACATTAAACGCAAAATTGAAGAAGCAACTTATCAGTATCAACTTGCAGAACGTGAATACAATTATGACAAAGCATCAGAAATAAAATATGGCACTATTGAGAAACTCAACAAGCAGCTCGAACAAGAACAAGAAAAGCTCAAAACACTGCGTACAACACTAATTAAGCAACAAGTTGATGAAGATGATATTGCCAAAGTACTGGCACGCTGGACCGGTATTCCAGCAGAAAAACTCAAAGCAACAGAACAACAAAAACTATTAGAATTACCAAACATATTAAAACAACGAGTTATTGGGCAAGATGAAGCAGTCGAAAAAGTTGCACATGCCATTCAACTACATCGTACCGGGCTGACTGACCCGAACAAGCCGATTGGTTCATTTTTATTCTTAGGCCCTACCGGTGTGGGTAAAACTGAAGTTGCCAAAACATTAGCAGACTTTTTATTTAATGATGAAAAAGCCATTATTCGCATAGATATGTCTGAATATATGGAACGTCATGCAGTAGCACGTTTGATTGGTGCTCCTCCCGGGTACGTGGGATATGAAGAAGGTGGCCAGCTGACTGAACAAGTGCGCCGTAAACCATACAGCGTGATATTGTTCGATGAAATTGAAAAAGCACATCCAGAAGTGTTTAATATCTTTTTGCAGATTCTTGATGAAGGGCGTCTGACTGACAGCCAAGGACGCACGGTAAGCTTTAAAAATACCATCATTATTATGACGTCTAATATTGGCTCACACATTATATTAGAAGCACCTAAGTTGACCGAAGAAGTAAAACAAAAAATAGAAAAAATATTGCATCAAACCTTCAGGCCGGAATTCTTGAACCGTATTGATGATATTGTGTTCTTTAATAAACTCAGTCAAAAAGATGTACTTGAAATCGCCCACTTACATATTAATAAACTAATTGCTCGTTTACACGAGCAGGGTCTTTCTCTGCATGTAACAGAAGCGGTTATCAAAGAACTAGCCGAACGTGGTTATGAACCGGAGTTTGGTGCTCGTCCGCTAAAACGGGTCATTCAACGCGATATTGCCGTACCACTATCCCAATTCATGCTTGCCAACCCGGAGGTTAAAGATCTCCAGGCAACCATGAAAGGAAATACTATTGTAGTTGATAAGAAAAAGTAA